A DNA window from Novosphingobium sp. RL4 contains the following coding sequences:
- a CDS encoding NADH-quinone oxidoreductase subunit A, which yields MTDLSQYLPILIFLAIALALSSVIVLLPMGVARLTGTHNPSADKNSEYECGFPAFEDPRSQFDVRFYLVAILFIVFDLEAAFLFPWAVSLKLTGWAGWLTMMVFLGELAIGLAYAWKKGALDWE from the coding sequence TTGACTGATCTGTCACAATACCTGCCGATCCTGATCTTTCTCGCGATCGCGCTCGCGCTCTCGTCGGTGATCGTGCTGCTGCCGATGGGCGTCGCTCGCCTGACCGGCACCCACAACCCAAGCGCCGACAAGAACAGCGAGTACGAATGCGGCTTCCCCGCGTTCGAGGACCCGCGCAGCCAGTTCGATGTCCGCTTCTATCTCGTCGCGATCCTCTTCATCGTCTTCGACCTTGAAGCCGCGTTCCTGTTCCCCTGGGCCGTTTCGCTGAAGCTGACGGGCTGGGCCGGATGGCTGACGATGATGGTGTTCCTCGGCGAACTGGCCATCGGCCTCGCCTACGCATGGAAAAAGGGAGCTCTGGACTGGGAATGA
- a CDS encoding acetyl-CoA C-acyltransferase, producing MAQISASDPIVILSYARTPMGGLQGAFAEVSATDLGATAVKAAVERAGVAGEDIERIYMGCVLPAGLGQAPARQAALKAGLPKSVQATTVNKVCGSGMQTVIMGAEALASGSLDVVIAGGMESMTNAPYLSKKHRSGARAGHDTLYDHMFLDGLEDAYEGGSMGSFAQVTADEYQLTRENQDDYSIESLRRAQEAITSGAFRNEVVPVTVKTRKGEVVIDSDEQPPKGNPDKIRTLRAAFAKDGTITAASSSSISDGAAAVVMTRASFAADKGLSPVATVVGVSAHAQEPAKFTTAPVGAITKLMDKVGWQLSDVDLFEVNEAFACVAMFAMHDLGIPHDKVNVHGGATALGHPIGASGTRIIVTLINALKEKGLKKGVASLCIGGGEATAVAIELA from the coding sequence ATGGCCCAAATCTCGGCTTCAGACCCGATTGTCATTCTTTCCTATGCTCGTACTCCGATGGGCGGCCTCCAGGGCGCTTTCGCCGAAGTTTCGGCGACCGACCTCGGCGCAACGGCGGTGAAGGCCGCGGTCGAACGCGCCGGCGTGGCCGGTGAGGATATCGAACGCATCTATATGGGCTGCGTGCTGCCGGCCGGTCTTGGCCAGGCCCCTGCCCGTCAGGCCGCTCTCAAGGCCGGCCTGCCGAAGTCGGTCCAGGCCACCACGGTAAACAAGGTCTGCGGCTCGGGCATGCAGACTGTCATCATGGGCGCGGAAGCGCTCGCGTCCGGTTCGCTCGACGTGGTGATCGCCGGCGGCATGGAATCGATGACCAATGCGCCGTACCTGTCGAAGAAGCACCGCTCGGGCGCGCGCGCCGGGCACGACACGCTTTACGATCACATGTTCCTCGACGGCCTGGAAGACGCTTACGAAGGCGGCTCGATGGGCTCCTTCGCGCAAGTGACCGCCGACGAGTACCAGCTCACCCGCGAAAACCAGGACGATTACTCGATCGAATCCCTGCGCCGCGCCCAGGAAGCGATCACCAGCGGCGCGTTCCGGAACGAAGTCGTCCCCGTCACCGTCAAGACCCGCAAGGGTGAAGTCGTGATCGACAGCGACGAACAGCCGCCCAAGGGCAATCCCGACAAGATCCGCACCCTGCGCGCCGCCTTCGCCAAGGACGGCACGATCACCGCCGCCAGCTCCAGCTCGATTTCCGACGGCGCCGCCGCGGTCGTCATGACCCGCGCCAGCTTCGCCGCCGACAAGGGCCTCTCGCCCGTCGCTACGGTGGTGGGCGTGTCGGCCCATGCGCAGGAGCCCGCCAAGTTCACCACCGCCCCCGTCGGCGCGATCACCAAGCTGATGGACAAGGTGGGCTGGCAACTCTCGGACGTCGACCTGTTCGAAGTGAACGAGGCGTTCGCCTGCGTCGCCATGTTCGCCATGCACGACCTCGGCATCCCGCACGACAAGGTCAACGTTCACGGCGGCGCGACGGCGCTCGGCCATCCGATCGGCGCTTCCGGCACGCGCATCATCGTCACCCTCATCAATGCCCTGAAGGAAAAGGGCCTGAAGAAGGGCGTCGCCTCGCTCTGCATCGGCGGCGGCGAAGCGACTGCGGTGGCGATCGAACTGGCCTGA
- a CDS encoding SH3 domain-containing protein, giving the protein MFRWNIRQSIVAARSVIRGRIVTGAAIACTAALCGAVAPAHAADDDKVPYWASIDTDLANLRVGPGESYRIDWVYRRPHLPVKVIRREGPWRLIEDPDGDKGWMRDLLLSRQRAALVKAKGLVEMHAEPNSSSPMLWRVQPGVIGLLGDCKQGWCPFDVEGHKGFVDQETLWGAGAP; this is encoded by the coding sequence ATGTTTCGCTGGAATATCCGACAGTCGATCGTTGCGGCCAGGTCCGTCATCAGGGGCCGTATCGTCACGGGAGCCGCAATTGCGTGCACCGCTGCCCTCTGCGGGGCGGTTGCGCCTGCCCATGCCGCCGATGACGACAAGGTTCCCTACTGGGCATCCATCGATACGGACCTGGCCAACCTGCGGGTGGGGCCGGGCGAATCGTACAGGATCGACTGGGTCTATCGCCGTCCACACCTGCCGGTGAAAGTGATCCGCCGCGAAGGCCCATGGCGCCTGATCGAGGACCCGGACGGCGACAAGGGCTGGATGCGTGACCTGTTGCTTTCCCGCCAACGCGCGGCGCTGGTCAAGGCGAAGGGGCTTGTGGAAATGCATGCCGAGCCCAATTCGTCGTCGCCGATGCTATGGCGGGTGCAACCGGGGGTGATCGGCCTGCTGGGCGACTGCAAGCAGGGATGGTGCCCGTTCGACGTGGAAGGGCACAAGGGCTTCGTCGATCAGGAAACGCTGTGGGGTGCAGGCGCGCCCTGA
- a CDS encoding D-glycerate dehydrogenase: MTLVTETPLAHSQFERPRVIVTRRLLPAVEARMAELFDVVLNEDDKPMDRAALAQAMSECEVLVPTVTDRIDAELIAQAGPRLGLIASFGAGTEHIDVAAARARDIVVTNTPGVFTDDTADLTLALILFTARRFGESARVLYRGEWTGWGPSAMLGQSLAGKTLGIVGMGRIGKAVAHRARAFGMEIVYHNRHRLPAAIESGFAARYEGDLDRLFAESDVVTLHCPAVPGTDHLINARTLGLMKPNACLINTGRGKLVDEDALIAALSSGRIAGAGLDVFAQEPAVDPRLLALPNVVALPHLGSATHEGRGAAGERIIANIRFWVDGHRPPDQVLPELT; the protein is encoded by the coding sequence ATGACGCTGGTTACCGAAACACCCCTCGCCCATTCGCAGTTCGAGCGCCCCCGCGTGATCGTCACCCGGCGCCTCCTGCCTGCTGTCGAAGCACGCATGGCCGAACTCTTCGATGTCGTTCTCAATGAGGACGATAAGCCCATGGACAGGGCCGCCCTCGCACAGGCGATGAGCGAATGCGAAGTGCTGGTCCCAACCGTGACCGACCGGATCGATGCCGAACTGATCGCACAGGCCGGTCCGCGACTCGGGCTGATAGCCAGCTTCGGCGCGGGCACCGAACATATCGACGTCGCCGCCGCGCGGGCACGCGATATCGTGGTCACCAATACGCCCGGCGTCTTCACCGACGATACCGCCGATCTGACGCTTGCCCTCATCCTGTTCACGGCACGCCGCTTTGGCGAAAGTGCCAGAGTGCTCTACCGGGGAGAATGGACCGGTTGGGGCCCCTCCGCCATGCTGGGGCAAAGCCTTGCCGGCAAGACACTCGGCATCGTCGGCATGGGCCGCATCGGAAAGGCGGTCGCCCACCGTGCCAGAGCTTTCGGCATGGAGATCGTCTATCACAACCGGCACCGCCTGCCCGCCGCGATCGAGAGCGGGTTCGCGGCACGCTACGAAGGCGATCTCGATCGGCTTTTCGCCGAATCCGACGTCGTGACCCTGCACTGCCCTGCCGTTCCCGGCACCGATCACCTGATCAACGCCCGCACGCTCGGCCTGATGAAACCCAATGCCTGCCTCATCAACACCGGACGCGGCAAGCTGGTGGATGAAGACGCCCTGATCGCCGCCCTGTCCTCAGGCCGCATCGCCGGGGCCGGGCTCGACGTATTTGCACAGGAACCGGCAGTGGACCCCAGGCTGCTCGCCCTGCCCAACGTTGTCGCCCTGCCTCATCTCGGCAGCGCCACGCACGAAGGACGCGGCGCGGCGGGAGAGCGGATCATCGCCAATATCCGCTTCTGGGTAGACGGCCACCGTCCGCCCGATCAGGTACTTCCCGAGCTTACCTAA
- a CDS encoding ammonium transporter, with translation MTRRGLLPILAALTALPGPAMAQAGRIDVADSGDTAWMLAASALVLLMAIPGLALLHSGSVRARNALSVLIQSGAIVAVVTLLWAVVGYTLAFGGLSGGWIGGGNAWMLIDLGNVRSGTQLPESVFVLFQIAVAALPPVLMAGAWAERARFGWVVAFCALWTLVVQAPIAHWIWGGGWLSRTVGTLDWAGGLAMFTSAGVSALVVAVMMGRRIGFPRETGRAHNPVMALAGTAFLWAGAFGLCGGWALSANDDAAAAVIAAHLAIAAAVLTWLGIERLATGRVSAAASGKGVLAGIAVIAPAAGYVSPGAAILFGIVGAAVGYQARRFVRRALQIDDAMDVFAVAGLSGMAGALLLAPFLSVDLGGVGYYPGNTMISQLIAQVSGLGVVVAWSVAATAIVALMASLAFPMRVSEDAERAGLDRSNHGHGEDVS, from the coding sequence ATGACCAGACGGGGCCTGCTGCCCATTCTCGCCGCGCTCACGGCGCTGCCCGGCCCGGCCATGGCGCAGGCTGGACGGATCGACGTGGCCGATAGCGGCGACACCGCATGGATGCTGGCCGCAAGCGCACTGGTCCTGCTCATGGCGATCCCCGGCCTCGCGCTGCTTCATTCCGGCTCGGTCCGCGCCCGCAATGCCCTTTCGGTCCTGATCCAGTCCGGCGCCATCGTTGCGGTCGTTACCCTGCTCTGGGCTGTCGTGGGCTATACGCTGGCTTTCGGCGGCCTTTCGGGTGGCTGGATCGGCGGCGGAAACGCCTGGATGCTGATCGACCTCGGGAATGTGCGTAGCGGCACCCAACTGCCGGAAAGCGTGTTCGTGCTGTTCCAGATCGCCGTCGCCGCGCTGCCCCCGGTACTCATGGCCGGAGCCTGGGCCGAACGCGCGCGTTTCGGTTGGGTCGTGGCGTTCTGCGCGCTTTGGACGCTGGTCGTTCAGGCACCGATCGCCCATTGGATCTGGGGCGGCGGCTGGCTCTCGCGCACGGTGGGCACGCTCGATTGGGCAGGCGGCCTCGCCATGTTCACCAGCGCCGGGGTTTCTGCACTGGTCGTCGCCGTCATGATGGGCCGGCGCATCGGCTTTCCCCGCGAAACCGGGCGAGCCCACAATCCCGTAATGGCTCTGGCCGGAACCGCGTTCCTGTGGGCCGGTGCATTCGGCCTGTGCGGCGGCTGGGCGCTTTCCGCGAATGACGATGCGGCAGCCGCCGTCATCGCCGCTCACCTCGCGATAGCGGCCGCCGTGCTGACGTGGCTGGGGATCGAACGCCTTGCCACCGGCCGGGTAAGCGCTGCGGCGAGCGGTAAAGGCGTGCTCGCCGGGATCGCCGTGATCGCACCTGCCGCAGGCTATGTCTCGCCGGGAGCGGCGATCCTGTTCGGTATCGTCGGCGCCGCGGTCGGCTATCAGGCCCGGCGCTTCGTTCGCCGCGCGCTGCAGATCGACGACGCGATGGACGTGTTCGCCGTGGCGGGGCTCAGCGGCATGGCCGGCGCGCTCCTGCTTGCGCCGTTCCTCTCGGTAGACCTCGGAGGCGTGGGATATTATCCCGGCAACACCATGATTTCACAGCTTATTGCCCAGGTGTCCGGACTTGGTGTGGTGGTTGCCTGGTCCGTTGCAGCAACCGCCATCGTCGCGCTCATGGCTTCGCTGGCCTTCCCGATGCGGGTATCGGAAGATGCCGAACGCGCCGGTCTCGATCGTTCGAACCACGGTCATGGCGAGGACGTATCATGA
- a CDS encoding DUF805 domain-containing protein, which translates to MMASYLRGIGATLRASFDFTGKASRGELWAYLLAASMIAALLSTVISWFVDDRSAGVAALAIGLVCAVPAPALAIRRLHDFGRSGWWSAALVIGGLRALLLEGLQIAFGWNVRSAVENIVSWVDWAIFPAFGLVYLALLAWPGKRAGPARPVGGAA; encoded by the coding sequence ATGATGGCGAGCTATCTGCGCGGCATCGGCGCGACCTTGCGAGCGAGCTTCGATTTCACCGGCAAGGCATCACGCGGCGAACTCTGGGCCTACCTGCTCGCCGCCAGCATGATCGCTGCGCTGCTTTCGACAGTCATCTCATGGTTCGTCGATGACCGGAGCGCTGGCGTGGCAGCGCTGGCCATCGGTCTGGTTTGCGCAGTTCCCGCGCCAGCCCTCGCCATCCGACGCTTGCACGATTTCGGTCGCAGCGGCTGGTGGAGCGCGGCGCTCGTCATCGGCGGATTGCGGGCACTCCTGCTCGAAGGTCTCCAGATCGCCTTCGGATGGAACGTGCGCAGCGCGGTGGAGAACATCGTCAGCTGGGTTGACTGGGCGATCTTCCCGGCTTTCGGGCTCGTATACCTGGCGTTGCTGGCCTGGCCGGGCAAGCGCGCCGGGCCCGCGCGGCCGGTTGGCGGGGCAGCCTGA
- a CDS encoding FAS1-like dehydratase domain-containing protein, with protein MSDQAAVEFDCSDIDQYLGKVIDSSPIREPLGNNDIRRWVQGMHYPNLIHFDPAYAAASRYGRLVAPQSFPIVMDDGHGTSPSCVGCIPNSHLLFGGDEFWHYGPRVFGGDTITNERIPFDYVVKNTGFGPTCFQRGDNFYRNQHGELISKQRSTAIRYLAHAGGDTVNTAEFEEPEWTDEELEKLEERKFAWIQMLHDLGHGERWWDDVQVGDNLPERVFGPHTVASFTTEWRSFLFTTWGTLDRRELDLAALGFTAEMAGHENDPHMERINPELTDGAYFGPSRGHLFPKYARRIGMPRAYGYGASMGAWVTDYLGGWAGEWGMVVHSTANYRGPALSGDVTIQTAEVVDKMVDEEGRHLVQVKHKMMNQKGTLMCAGIAEIALPKKPD; from the coding sequence ATGTCCGATCAGGCCGCTGTGGAGTTTGATTGCTCCGATATCGATCAATATCTCGGCAAGGTCATCGATTCGTCGCCGATCCGGGAGCCGCTGGGCAACAACGATATCCGGCGCTGGGTCCAGGGCATGCACTACCCCAACCTGATCCATTTCGATCCGGCCTACGCCGCGGCAAGCCGCTATGGGCGCCTTGTCGCGCCGCAGAGCTTCCCGATCGTCATGGACGATGGTCACGGCACCTCGCCTTCCTGCGTGGGCTGCATTCCCAATTCGCACCTGCTCTTCGGCGGCGATGAGTTCTGGCACTATGGTCCGCGCGTCTTCGGCGGCGATACCATCACCAATGAACGCATTCCGTTCGACTATGTAGTGAAGAACACCGGCTTCGGGCCGACCTGCTTCCAGCGCGGCGACAATTTCTACCGCAACCAGCACGGCGAGCTGATCTCGAAGCAGCGCTCGACCGCGATCCGCTATCTCGCCCATGCCGGCGGCGATACCGTCAACACTGCCGAGTTCGAAGAGCCGGAATGGACTGACGAGGAACTGGAAAAGCTGGAAGAACGCAAGTTCGCGTGGATCCAGATGCTTCACGATCTCGGGCATGGCGAGCGCTGGTGGGATGACGTTCAGGTGGGTGACAACCTGCCCGAGCGTGTCTTTGGCCCTCATACCGTAGCCAGCTTCACCACCGAATGGCGCTCGTTCCTGTTCACCACCTGGGGCACGCTCGACCGCCGCGAACTGGATCTGGCCGCGCTCGGCTTCACGGCCGAAATGGCCGGGCACGAGAATGATCCTCACATGGAGCGGATCAACCCGGAACTGACCGATGGTGCCTACTTCGGCCCATCGCGCGGGCACCTGTTCCCCAAGTATGCCCGCAGGATCGGTATGCCGCGCGCTTATGGCTATGGTGCGTCGATGGGCGCCTGGGTGACCGACTATCTCGGCGGTTGGGCCGGTGAATGGGGCATGGTCGTCCACTCCACCGCCAATTATCGCGGCCCGGCCCTCTCGGGCGACGTCACGATCCAGACGGCCGAAGTCGTCGACAAGATGGTGGACGAGGAAGGCCGCCACCTCGTGCAGGTGAAGCACAAGATGATGAACCAGAAGGGCACTCTGATGTGCGCAGGCATCGCGGAAATCGCGCTGCCCAAGAAGCCGGACTGA
- a CDS encoding nitronate monooxygenase family protein gives MTLPAPFANLRLPVIAAPMFIVSNPELVVAQVRSGIVGSFPALNARPASQLDEWLHEISEKTAGCEAPFAVNLIVHKSNNRLEEDLKVLEKHKVPLVITSLGAISEVNAAVHSWGGMVLHDVISDRFARKAVEKGADGLIAVAAGAGGHAGPQSPFALMQEIRAWFDGPLALSGAIACGRSILAAQAMGADFAYIGTPFIATTEANAIEGYKQAIVEGSAADIVYSSLFTGVHGNYLRPSIIAAGLDPDNLAEGDKNQMDFGSGGNTAAKAWKDIWGSGQGIGAISAVEPVSSRVEELLAQYRAAKEELRGRAGIG, from the coding sequence ATGACCCTGCCTGCGCCTTTCGCGAACTTGCGCCTTCCCGTGATCGCGGCCCCGATGTTCATCGTATCGAACCCCGAACTGGTCGTCGCGCAGGTCCGCTCGGGGATCGTCGGCAGCTTTCCCGCGCTCAATGCCCGTCCGGCCAGTCAGCTTGACGAATGGCTTCATGAGATTTCAGAAAAAACAGCAGGTTGCGAGGCGCCTTTCGCAGTCAACCTGATCGTCCACAAAAGCAATAACCGGCTTGAGGAGGACCTCAAGGTGCTGGAAAAGCATAAAGTTCCGCTCGTCATCACTTCGCTTGGCGCAATTTCCGAAGTGAACGCCGCGGTCCATTCATGGGGCGGAATGGTGCTTCACGACGTCATCAGCGATCGCTTCGCCCGCAAGGCGGTGGAGAAAGGCGCCGACGGGCTGATCGCGGTCGCGGCGGGCGCCGGTGGCCATGCCGGGCCGCAATCGCCTTTCGCACTGATGCAGGAAATCCGCGCATGGTTCGATGGACCGCTGGCCCTGTCCGGCGCAATCGCCTGCGGACGTTCGATCCTGGCGGCGCAGGCCATGGGCGCTGACTTCGCCTATATCGGCACGCCCTTCATCGCCACCACCGAAGCCAACGCCATCGAAGGCTACAAGCAGGCCATCGTCGAGGGCAGCGCGGCGGACATCGTCTATTCCAGCCTGTTCACCGGCGTTCACGGCAATTACCTGCGCCCCTCGATCATCGCGGCCGGGCTCGACCCGGACAACCTTGCCGAGGGCGACAAGAACCAGATGGATTTCGGCTCGGGCGGCAATACCGCGGCCAAGGCCTGGAAGGACATCTGGGGATCGGGACAGGGCATCGGCGCGATTTCGGCGGTTGAACCGGTCTCTTCGCGGGTCGAGGAACTACTCGCGCAGTACCGTGCGGCGAAGGAAGAACTGCGCGGCCGGGCGGGCATCGGCTGA
- a CDS encoding flavodoxin family protein — protein sequence MLAIIWHSRTGASRAMAAAIAQGGGDGAVLITAAEAMPAILLGAKGYVFVCPENLGSMSGQMKEMFDRCYYPMLGRVEGRPYATAISAGSDGVGAQTQIDRIVTGWRLKRVAEPLIVNLEAQTPERIRAEKTVPEARLQACRDLGAAFAEGLQLGIF from the coding sequence ATGCTGGCGATAATCTGGCACAGCCGCACGGGCGCTTCGCGGGCGATGGCTGCGGCGATCGCGCAGGGTGGAGGCGATGGAGCCGTGCTGATCACGGCGGCCGAGGCGATGCCTGCGATCCTGCTGGGGGCCAAGGGCTATGTCTTCGTTTGCCCGGAAAACCTCGGCAGCATGTCCGGGCAGATGAAGGAAATGTTCGACCGCTGCTACTACCCGATGTTGGGCCGGGTCGAGGGGCGGCCCTATGCAACCGCGATTTCCGCCGGATCGGACGGGGTTGGCGCGCAGACCCAGATCGACCGAATCGTCACCGGATGGCGGCTGAAGCGCGTGGCCGAGCCGCTGATCGTGAACCTCGAGGCGCAGACACCCGAACGTATCCGCGCGGAGAAGACCGTGCCGGAAGCGCGCCTACAGGCCTGCCGCGATCTCGGAGCGGCCTTTGCCGAAGGCCTGCAACTCGGCATTTTCTGA
- the recJ gene encoding single-stranded-DNA-specific exonuclease RecJ, whose product MASRPVPSVLGIDRSLTGKSWRWRGGNMDISDSSSGFPGGLEDDIVTQILLSRGVPREDLERHRTPSLRAFLPDPSEFRDMDAAAERVAQAVMSNETVTVYGDYDVDGATSAALLILLLRQLGHEAKYYIPDRLLEGYGPSGEALVRIAAEGSSLIVTVDCGAMAYEALEMAHGAGVDVIVVDHHKCAPLLPRAAALVNPNRLDESELAAGHGHLAAVGVAFLLAVAIVRTLRQRGFFEGRREPDLFALLDLVALGTVADVAALHGLNRALVAQGLKIMAKRENIGMSALIDASRLSRAPTCSDLGFALGPRINAGGRVGESTLGVRLLTTTNPDEAREIAAQLSRLNDERRGIEQVVQEAAEAQLERQHNRAVIIVSGAGWHPGVIGIVAGRIKEKTGKPTLVIAMDADEAGNGKGSGRSIPGVDLGAAIIAAREAGLLVAGGGHAMAAGLTIAPDKLDALSELLDSLLAADVSRASANQSMLLDLALAPGGLTPALVETLESAGPFGMGWPGPRVAVGPVHIIKADTVGADHVRLIVGGQDGGRFKAMAFRSAETEMGQALLHASQGRRLWLAGRAKIDDWGSRPQAELHIDDAAFAD is encoded by the coding sequence ATGGCTTCGCGACCCGTTCCTTCCGTACTCGGCATAGATCGTTCCCTCACCGGCAAATCCTGGCGCTGGCGAGGTGGCAACATGGACATTTCGGATTCCTCCTCCGGCTTCCCGGGCGGGCTGGAGGACGACATCGTCACCCAGATCCTGCTTTCGCGTGGTGTCCCGCGTGAGGATCTGGAGCGCCACCGCACCCCTTCGCTGCGCGCCTTCCTGCCCGACCCATCCGAATTCCGCGACATGGATGCCGCCGCCGAGCGCGTGGCGCAGGCGGTGATGAGCAACGAGACGGTGACCGTCTACGGCGATTACGACGTCGACGGCGCCACCAGCGCAGCACTGCTGATCCTGCTCCTGCGCCAGCTCGGCCACGAAGCGAAATATTACATCCCCGACCGGCTGCTCGAAGGCTATGGCCCCAGCGGAGAGGCACTCGTGCGGATCGCGGCGGAAGGCTCCAGCCTGATCGTGACCGTGGACTGCGGCGCCATGGCTTACGAGGCGCTGGAAATGGCGCACGGTGCGGGCGTCGACGTGATCGTGGTGGACCACCACAAGTGTGCGCCCTTGCTTCCCCGCGCCGCCGCACTGGTCAATCCCAACCGGCTCGACGAGAGCGAACTGGCGGCAGGCCACGGTCATCTCGCCGCCGTGGGCGTAGCCTTCCTCCTCGCCGTCGCCATCGTGCGCACCCTGCGGCAGCGCGGCTTCTTCGAAGGGCGCCGCGAGCCCGACCTCTTCGCCCTGCTCGACCTCGTGGCCCTGGGCACCGTGGCCGACGTCGCCGCGCTCCACGGCCTCAACCGCGCGCTGGTGGCGCAGGGACTCAAGATCATGGCCAAGCGCGAGAATATCGGGATGTCGGCCCTGATCGACGCGAGCCGCCTCAGCCGGGCACCGACATGCTCCGACCTCGGCTTCGCGCTCGGCCCCCGGATCAATGCGGGCGGCCGGGTGGGAGAATCGACCCTCGGCGTGCGCCTGCTGACCACCACCAATCCCGACGAGGCGCGCGAGATCGCGGCCCAGCTTTCCCGCCTGAACGACGAGCGGCGCGGGATCGAGCAAGTCGTGCAGGAAGCCGCCGAGGCGCAGCTCGAACGCCAGCACAACCGGGCAGTGATCATCGTTTCCGGGGCCGGCTGGCATCCCGGCGTGATCGGCATCGTCGCCGGGCGGATCAAGGAGAAGACCGGCAAGCCCACCCTGGTGATCGCCATGGACGCCGATGAGGCGGGCAACGGCAAGGGATCGGGCCGCTCGATCCCCGGCGTGGACCTTGGCGCGGCAATCATCGCCGCGCGCGAGGCCGGGCTTCTGGTGGCAGGTGGCGGCCACGCCATGGCCGCAGGCCTCACGATCGCACCGGACAAGCTGGACGCGCTGTCGGAATTGCTCGATTCGCTGCTGGCTGCCGATGTTTCGCGGGCGAGCGCCAACCAGTCGATGCTGCTCGACCTCGCGCTGGCTCCCGGAGGGCTCACCCCGGCGCTGGTGGAGACGCTGGAGAGCGCCGGGCCGTTCGGCATGGGCTGGCCCGGCCCGCGCGTAGCCGTGGGCCCTGTACACATCATCAAGGCCGACACGGTTGGCGCCGATCACGTTCGCCTGATCGTTGGCGGACAGGACGGCGGGCGGTTCAAGGCGATGGCCTTCCGCTCTGCCGAGACCGAAATGGGACAGGCGCTGCTTCACGCGTCGCAGGGACGCCGTCTCTGGCTCGCAGGACGGGCCAAGATCGACGACTGGGGCAGCCGTCCCCAGGCCGAACTTCACATCGACGATGCCGCTTTCGCGGACTGA
- a CDS encoding LysR family transcriptional regulator codes for MKRDELNDLNAFIAIADERSFTRAAAKMGISQSALSHKIRRLEARLGVRLLSRTTRSVSPTDVGERLLAGIAPAFAQIEDQLDLLGELREKPAGLIRITAPGHATRTVLWPAVTKLMRDYPEVEIELSVDSGLRDIVEDKFDAGVRLGEQVARDMIAVRIGPELRMAAVASPDYLQAHGTPRVPQDLAAHRCVNLRMTTAGGLYAWEFEKDGRELNVRVEGQFTSNNVDVIIDAAIGGFGLAFVPDDYVQDAVDRGQLVRVLENWCEPFAGYHLYYPSRRQPKPAFALLIEALRYRA; via the coding sequence ATGAAGCGCGACGAACTCAACGACCTGAATGCCTTCATAGCCATAGCCGACGAGCGCAGCTTCACGCGGGCGGCGGCCAAGATGGGTATTTCGCAATCGGCGCTGAGCCACAAGATCAGGCGGCTGGAGGCACGGCTTGGCGTGCGCCTGCTCTCACGAACCACCCGCAGTGTTTCGCCGACGGATGTGGGGGAGCGGCTGCTCGCCGGGATCGCGCCGGCTTTCGCGCAGATCGAGGATCAACTCGACCTGCTGGGCGAACTGCGTGAGAAACCGGCGGGGCTGATCCGCATTACCGCACCCGGTCACGCCACGCGGACAGTGCTCTGGCCCGCAGTGACGAAACTGATGCGCGACTATCCCGAGGTCGAGATCGAACTGAGCGTGGATTCGGGGCTGCGCGATATTGTCGAGGACAAGTTCGATGCCGGGGTGCGTCTTGGCGAACAAGTGGCGCGCGACATGATCGCGGTGCGGATCGGCCCAGAACTGCGCATGGCCGCGGTTGCATCCCCGGACTATCTGCAGGCCCACGGCACACCGCGGGTGCCCCAGGACCTTGCCGCGCATCGGTGCGTCAATTTGCGCATGACGACGGCCGGTGGCCTCTATGCCTGGGAATTCGAGAAGGACGGCCGTGAACTCAACGTCCGCGTAGAGGGGCAGTTTACCTCCAACAATGTCGATGTGATCATCGATGCCGCGATCGGCGGGTTCGGACTGGCGTTCGTCCCTGACGATTATGTGCAGGATGCGGTCGACCGGGGCCAACTCGTGCGCGTGCTGGAAAACTGGTGCGAGCCGTTTGCCGGCTACCACCTCTACTATCCGAGCCGCCGGCAGCCCAAGCCCGCCTTTGCCCTGCTGATCGAGGCATTGCGCTATCGAGCCTGA